The DNA region tgtcaaactactgatccgggtccgttttcttaaaatgttgaccaaagtcaacttagttgagttttaaagctctatttcccattttaatccatttttcacataaaaactttccgaaaaattgtacggactacgCACGTAAGTCGAGGGATTATAAATGGtaatttttgaggtcttagaacgtAGAATTACTGGGCACCTGCATGGACCAAATCTCAAGTGcgccaccagtattgaaaggcccgAACTCGAAGACGTATGTTCAATTACCGTACAAGCTGAGTGCGGCACCCGAACTAATCCCAAAGCGGTTCAAAATACCTAAAATTCCAAAGTTTGACAGAACTTCAGACCCACATGAGCATATTACTACCTACACAATGACGATGAAAGGAAATGATTTAGCTTCTCACGAAATTGAATCTATGTTGCTAAAATAATTTGGAaaaactctcacgaggggagctctaacgtggtattcattattacccgagcattccatagattccttcgaGATGCTAGCGGATTCTTTCATTAAGGCTCATGTCGGGGCCAAAAAAGTGCAAGCCCGGAAGGCTGACATATTAAGGATCGCACAGAGAGAATCTGAATTATTACGAGACTTTGTTACTCGATTCCATAAAGAAAGAATGCTGCTCCCGGCcgtcccggatgaatgggcagctgaagcattcaccaaaggattgaatccaAGAAGTTCAAACGCTTCCCGGAAGCTAAAGGAGAGCttgcttgagtttcaagcaacaacttgggcagatgtacacaaccaGTACGGGTAAAAGATAAGGATCAAAGATGACCAGGTCAGTTCTACATCATCGGCCAAAGGACGAGAGAAAagcagagaaaaatcaaaggatgactaCAACGTGGATAGACGGACTTCGAGAGGccgatttttgccctacgagcggACCGAAGGCCATGGCAGAAACTTCCGGGCATCAAACAAGTTCATTAATGATAGAGGGACCGATTGTGGTCGAAACAATATATCACTCCAGGATAAGGAGACGTTGGGGTATCAGGATCCTTCTTACCCCaaattatcagaatataacttcccaatggctaatatataaataaaatcccaaaatgggtccaatgcttacaagatgtccaaaccaaaatagaagttgcatgaagctactagctattaaaaaagatagaaaagctaaaatctaatgaactaactattacaacatgataagttgaatgcttccttctcctattagtgtatgtgaatctaattgtcattggcaaataccaagcagcacctatcaagctctcaccaggcgccaGGGTATATTGTCCATAGGCTAAATTGAATTCCAAACATCTCCTCCGCAGAGTTGAAGTCCGCATCGTCCTCCAAGTGTCGCTACTATATAATCTCCATATGCAGTGAACTGATTTTGTTCAAGTATTAATCATGTGCTCACTCATCAAGATTAATGTGTAGAAGAGGAGCCTGGCTTcaggcaggctttgcaaggcaaaagccatgCTTGAGCTGGCTTTACAAGGCAAAGGCCAGGCATGCGCTGAccttaggcaggctttgcaaggcaaaagccaggcttgagctggctttaggcaggctttgcaggcCAAAGGCCAGGCGTGacctggctttaggcaggctttacaaGGTAAAAGCCAGGCATGAGCTAGCTTTAGccaggctttacaaggcaaaagccaggcatgagctggctttaggctggctttacaaggcaaaagccaggaatGATCTGGCTTTAAGAAGACTTTGCAAGGCAAATGCCAGCCTTTGAGAATGTGCCTTTTTGTGATCTTGTAAGCTCAGATCCTTCCCTACTAGAACCTTTAATGTAGTCATCATTCAAAACATTGCTAAACCATCCTCAGATTGAGCTTGAgagcatgctaataccactgagaaatgattcaacaatctccaaaaataccatatgaTGGGTTCAGCATTTTCCTTAGCATTTGGACATATCAGTTTGTGCAGAGTCCAATCTTGTGAAGCCATCAGTCTGGGGTTCTTCTCTTTGCTATCCTAATCATAAGGTTAGGTGATTGAGATTTGTCTAGATTGATCAACCTCCTCCCTGCACTAGGCAGTTCAGAGAATGAATGAAACTCAAATGTACCTGCAAAAGAGAACGcaatgttagctataaaatccgCCATTGAGTTGTCTTCtctgaacacatgttgaaagatcacattgaagttgtccttcatctctataattttcttcacatcctgtgcaattacccaaggaggatcccattccccttctatcgccttcttcatcaccaatgaaTCAGTCTCCAGTATGAGAGGGTGAAAATCATGCTCCACACAATATTCCAACCCTTGAAGAATAGCCTTAGCTTCAGCCACCACATTAGTTGTCACTCCCAGGTCTACTGCCCTAGCATACACCACATCGCCTTTATCATCCCTCACACAAAAGCCTAGGGAGCTAGGTCCAGGATTGCCCTTTAAAGCTCCATCAGTATTACATTTGTACCAACCATGACAAGAAAGCTGCCATGTTACTCTTGTAGTGATCAATATAGGTTTATATCCTTCAAAGTATTGAATCATGTCTGGCCATAACAATgaaatattagggatccaatcatACCTCACCCTTGCCAGTTGATGCAATGTCCTATTTAtctcatgaatcaccctatttgtgGACATTGAACCACCATGTTTACCTgcatttcttctcttccaaagCTCCCAAGTGATGATAGCTGGTACTGCTTGAAATAGTGGCTTTAATTTCGGACAACACTGAGCATACCACCAATGCCTTATAATCTGCTTCAATTGAATCAATTGCATAGAAATTCCAGCAGCCCCCATGAACAAGTTCCATACCTTAGAGGCAGTAGGACTTGTGACAAATATATGCTCAATGAATTCCTCTTGgggctgctgacaacaccaatACCTAGACATCACCATTTTCCCTTGCCTCCTCCACATGTCATCGGTGGCTATTTTATGCTTCCACAATCTCCAcaagaagaaggatatcttgaatGGAAAACCTTTAATCCACATTAACTTGAATTCCTGATTAGGATCTGCCCTATGCCTTAATATTTGCCAAGCACTGCTAACACTGAACTTGCCTGAAGGAGTTGGCATCCAGTATGGCTTATCCCAATATCCCTCACTGCCTTCATAGTGCACATTTAGCCTTATATGTTCTGCAATTTCCTCATTGAAAGTTTGATCTAGCAGCTGATCATCCCATGTTTCCCCTTGCCGCAATTCTGCCACCTCCTGAAGACCTTCATTGATTGGAAAGTCTTCaggtaatacatgataaagtgcacccaatccagtccaattttcatgccaaatattagttgttccactcttcaattcccatacgatctcatgttctacttcttccCTAGCATTCAACATTTGTCTCCAAACATGAAGACCCTCCCCTAAAATGCACCACAGTTGGTGGCTCCTTCTTGCAATACTTATTCCACATGAAATTAGACCACAAagattttgtggtcctaaacctcCACCATAGTTTAGCAAACAGTGCCCTTGAGACATCATTTAAGGACCTAAAACCTAGCCCCCCTTCCTCTTTAGGAAGGCAAAGATTTTGCCATGAAGCCCAGTGTCTGCTTCTCCCTTCTTCCTTTGTGCTCCAAAAGAACCTAGCAAAAGTCTTATGTAGATGCCCCAGGATGCTGTTTGGTGGATCAAGGACTGATAACATGTGAACTGGCATACTTTGGAACACACTAGAGATGAGTGTTGCCTTTCCTCCAAATGACAACAGTTTTCCTTTCCATGAATGCAATTtagccttcaccttcttgataagaTCCTCATAATAGTCCTTCCTCCTTCTAGTGTAAAAAATAGGACACCCTAGATATGTGAAGGGGAATTTACCTCTTGCAAATCCTGTAATAGCTCCAACTGCCTGAAACAATCCATTAGCGACCTTTGAATACATGtagtatgaactcttatctttgttGATCATCTGACTTGATATCTTCTCATAGTTCCCCAACATTTCCATAATCTTGCTCAAAGAGGAAGGATGAGCCGATGCAAAGATTATCGTATCATCAGCATATGCCAAGTGGTTTAAAGAATCAGACCACTTAGGCATTCCAAATCCCACAAATGACTTGTCTTCAAAAAGCTTATTCAAAGACCTGGAAAGTACCTCAGCTGACAGGATGAACAATGCTGGAGACAGGGGATCCCCTTGTTTCACACCCCTTGTCGACTTAAAGAACCCTGAGGACTGCCCATTCACCAATACTGAATACCAGTTATTTGACATCAAGTTCCACACCATGTTGATGAAGTGTTCAGAAAATCCCATCTTCCTTAGCACATGCAATAAGTACTTCCATGAGACCCTATCATAGGCCTTAGCCATATCAAGCTTGATCACCACATTAGCTGGCTTTCCCCTTAACCTTATGTCAGTGACAATTTCTTGAGTCAATAAGATGTTCTCAAATATACTCCTACCCTTTACAAATCCGGATTGATTAGGAGCTATTAGAGATGGCAAAAAACTCTCCAATCTGTCATGTAACACCCTAGACAAAACCTTGTTAATGAAGTTGCTCAAACTAATAGGTCTTAAGTCAGAGAAGGTCTCAACTCTAGGTTTCTTGGGCAGCAACACTAGATTGGTGTGAGTGATGGATTTAGGCAATGCAGCTCCTCCATAGAAGTGTAGCACCATGTTGTGTATATCAGcaccaataacatcccagcatgtTTGATAAAACAAGCCAGTGAATCCATCAGGGCCACTAGCACTCTCCCCACTAAGCTCAAAAACTGCTGCCCTTACTTCTTCAATTGTTGGCAATCTGCTAAGTTCCAAATTCTGATCCATAGTGACCATTGAAGGTACATTATTGAGCAAGGGAAATTCAGAAGCATCACCTTCATTTGTGAACTGTTTTTGATAGAAGTCCACTGCAGCTGTAGCCAATTGCTCCTGGTCTTCAATCCATACCCCACTACCACTTTTGATCCTCTTCAGTTGCAATTTCTTTCTTTTGCCATTGACATGGTTGTGAAAGAAACTTGTATTCCTATCTCCTTCAGCAAACCAAGTCATCCTAGCTTTTTGCTTCCAATACTGCTCCTCAATATTCAAGTATTTCTTTAATTCAGATTGAGCCTTTTGAAGCACAATCCTATTCTCAGTTGTAGGCTCTTCTTCAAACAACATCTCCTTCACCCTAACAATGTCCTCCAAAATAGCCAATTTCTTGAAGATATCACCAAATGTTTCCCTATTCCATTTTGAGAGTGCTGCCTTCACCCTCTTGATATTCTGCTTGAACATCAAAAACTGATCCCCTATGAAATCCGCTTCCCAATTCTGCCTCACCACATCCATAAATGTAGCATGCTTTGTCCAAAAGTTCAAGAATCTGAAAGGCTTGACAAAATTGGTTGTCTGCACCCCACATGTCATTAGCAATGGTGTATGATCTGATCCAGTTCTGATTAGATGCTCAACTTCAATAGTTGGCAACATGTTCTGAAAtggcaaattcacaaaaatcctatccaatctcttgaatatacactcagcattggatctcccattccaccatgtgaaTGGACTTCCTTTGTACCCTTGTTCAAACTAACCACAAGAGTTTACACAAAATGCAAAATCCTCATATTCAGGAGGGTGTACTGGAAGTCCCCCTATTTTCTCATCTTCATGCAATAtcacattgaaatcccctcctaccaGCCATGGTAATTCCATATCACTTGCTAAATAATACAAGTGATCCCACAAATCCAACCTCTCTATTGctgaatattttgcataaacaaatgtcATCATCATGTGCTGCCCCAGGTCATGGTGAAACACTCTCACAGTCACCTATTGCTCAGTATCCTCCACTAATTCCCATTCCACCACTGCATCGAAGAACAACCATATTTTCGCATTAATATTTGTATAAGCAGTTTCCATATTCAACCTCATTTTATATCTATCAATGAGTCCCTTCTTTTGAAAAGGCTCCATCAATGCAACTACACAAAAATTATGCTCCCTATTCATATTTATCACCCTAGGAAAGGCCTGTTGTGTATTCACAGACCTTATGTTCCATATTAATATTTTGATCATCATCTAGATAGAGAAGCTGCCCTCCTAGGCATTATTCTTGAAGGTTGTGGTGGATCTTTACTCTGATTCTTATTAGTTTTTTTTACCTCCTTTAGCACTAGTTGTGGATGTTAAATCCCCTTCCCTAGCCACTTGTTTGAAGTTTTCGGCAGttgattcatcatctccttcatcCTCAATTGGATTTTGTTTCAATAAGTTTTCATCAATTGGTGTCACATTTTGTGTAACTAAATCATGTAAATGTTGTAGAGGAGTCTTAGTTAGAACATTAAGATGTAGTTGCATGGTTTGATCAGTGCCAGATTCCATAGGCACTTCCTCTATTTCCCCGGATACTCTTGGAACAATTGCCCGCTCATCAGCCTGTTCATACTCCTTGAATTGTAGCTCATGGACTTACGCCGGAACACCATCTACATAGGTCAAAATCTCTCCAGTGGCTCGAAGGTTGGGATTTACTGTAGCTTCCTCATCAGGTGAACCTGGctttaggcctggcgtcgcccGCCTAACGTCTGGGGAGCCTGGCTTTAGgtctggcgtcgccagcctatcgCCAGGTGAGCCTGGCTTTAGGCCGGGCATCGCCAGCCTATCGCCCGGTGAACCTGGCTTTAGGTCTGGCATCGCCAGCCTATTGTCTTTGTTTTGCCCAGCTGATTATTCTTAACCTCAACTGCATTGCTCCATAAGACCTTTGTAGAGTTTACCTCATCAAGATCCTCCATCTGCCCAGAATCTTTAAAAGTTTGAGATGAAATCGCATGACCACATTGGTTTGTGGTCACATTGAGTTGATTTAGCTCCTCTTTGCTAGTCCCAAACCTTCTATGAACCCAGTCGATTGTGGACTGAATCCCAGAAGGAGTAGGACCATCTTTAGAACTGAAGACTGGTTTTTCTCCCACCAAAACCAGTTGGTTGTTCTCGTTTATATCACTTTGTTCCTCCTCTAATACTGCAAATTTATTCCTTGTTTGAACCTTGTTTGTCTGATCTTCTTCGACTTCCATCAGTGCAAAGTTATTGTGCACCTGCTGTACACCAGCATTCACTGGCATGATTGCATTGCCAGTTTGCCCTTGTACCtggattttgttatttttgttagttCCCCGATTATCCCGAACTTCCTTCCACTGTGCACCTATATTCCCGACTACTTTTCCACTCGTGAGAATCATTAAAGGGGTAATGTGATTTTTGGTTTTTCCTTGTTCATCAGCAgaagaattctagttgttcaactCTGCAAGATCATTCATTTTCTTGCTGCTTCGATTCTCAATAAGCTCGGGGTGCAAATGCCAACATTCATTTTCATCATGTCCTTGTAGTTTACACTCCTTACAATATTTTGGTAGCATGTCATACTGAATTCTCACCCATTCTGTTCGAACACCACCAGaagcttcatcatcaatatccaaTTGCACCTTtttaggtagttcggccaacaaaTCGACAAGAACTTTTACTCTTGCGTAACTCGGCCTAGTTTTGTTTGTAGTTGCCGCGTCAAGACACACTGGCCTTCCCACAGCTGTAGCCAAAGAAAATAGAGTTTCCTTTACAAAAAAAGTAGGCAGTAGTCCAGGAAAATAAATTCACGCCATCGCCATCGGAGTTTCTTCACCTGCCTTAAATTTTGCATCGTAGATAAGAGTACGCAATTGGTATTCGTACCCATATTTGTCTTTGATGTAGTACGTACTCTTCGATGTGAAATCGAGAAAATCTTGCCATAGAGTTAATCTAATTAACACATGACGATCTCTAAGGAATCCAATATTACACTCACCTTTGATACCACATTGAGTTGGAATTATTCGGCGAAGCTCGTGAATCTCCGGAGAACCATATGAAAGCTTGCCAACAACAGCATATTAGAGGCCTTCAATCACGTTCATTCTAGCTACTTCTACCTCTATGAATTTAACCACTGGTTGGCCATTCAAATACACTGCTCGTCGCAGTGGAATGGGTTGAATTGAAGCTACAGTAGTAGCCATCGTTGGAGGATTTAAAGAATTTGGTTTCAAAATCTTAGAGTAATCTAGAGGGGATGGGTTGGCGTTAGTTGTTTTATGTTGTTGTGCAACGCTAGGGGAGGGCAGATCAGCCAAAAAATCCAGCTGGTCGCCAGCCATTGTGGCCATTGAAGCCTAAAGCTCCAGCTTGTCCGCGATGAACAGTGACGAAGCCACTGTTCACGGTACTGTTTGGCACTGTTCACTGCTACAGTACGGCAGAAATTTTAGGTTTCTTTGAGTATAGTGGAAttggtgtcagccatgagaaaTATTAAAAACTCACGATTTCGGCAGCGAAGAAGAtgaaagtatcaataactcataataaaagacTCCGGGAAGAtgatatcactttcacggaggaggacgcagacggattgttgttaccacacaatgacgcactggtaatttctttaaatgtgttagattttaagattaaacgtgttctagtggatccaggaagttcggctaatatcatacaatggagagtattagAGCAAactaaactcaccggaagcattattcttgtcacgacccgaaattcccaccttcgggaccatgaagacgcctaacatttcacttgctaggaaagccaacgctagaataatattagctattttaaaactattttaaattaattaataacaaagagaCAAATGccgaaataaagtctgaaatcaagtgaataatccataataatagcggtgtctaaataccatcccagaactggagtcacaagtgtacgagcttctagaataatataactaagggtctgaataaaataaagatgtctgaaaggaaacacacaactaaaataaagtagatGGGAACTTTggaactgcggacgctgtgcagttatacctcaagtctcctctgggtagctgaaatccTAGCAAATCTACTGTACGTCATtgagaccaactccgaaatctgcacaagaagtgcagagtgtagtatcagtacaactgaccccatgtactggtaagtgccgagcttaacctcgacgaagtagtgataataataataataataataataataataataataataataataataataataataataataataataataataataataataataataacaataataataataataataataataataataataataataataataataataataataataataataataataataataataataataataatccctcaacttgtttccgttgcggcgtgcaacccattccaacaatataaacttagaataaatccgttgcggcgtgcaatccgattccccaatataaactttttataaatctgttgcggcatgcaacccgctctcccaatatatttatttttatttccgttgcggcgtgcaacccgatcctccaatatattttaacaactcttaaatgtaataaaaatactctaataaataccacgttcaatgagaaactattaagcattaaggcatataataattataatctatttagaaataagtgatgacaactaacaattaattatggaaatcaggaagaaaataggcaatttaatattcagtatgctaaatgtcaagtagcaataaagtcacataaatcaaataagcatgtagcaattattgcaggaattcaagaattgatatttgacaaggaatatgagagaaacaattattataataattaatttatgtcctaaactatttaagatgctaaaataattaagcaaacaattaatttgacaaagtatatgcactcgtcaccttgcctatatatcgttacacatgaaattcacataacaaataattcaagggttctattccctcaagccaaggttaaccatgacacttaccatACTTTGCAAACaaatttcaagattccaatacacctttgcctcgtgaattcgtgttcgaaagcttcaaatctaatAACAAACAATTCAACATACTCAACACGAATCATAGGAactaattctatatgaaattataaatttttcggattaaaatccgaattttattttaaaaattaagcaGTGGACCCACACCTCGAATCtcgaaaaactcacaaaatccgaacactcgatccgatacgagttcaaccatacaaaattatcgaattccgacatcggattgcctttcaaatcctcaattaaagttttatttgaaaatttctaccattttcaatccaatctttacccatttgaactcaacaatcttcccataacctttttggtacaagcatgtataactaatactctcacatGCAAGAATCACACTcacaatcacccatctttacccaaactcgaaattgaagaataagggttagaaccttacctcttgggtgaagatcttgtgataattccttgttggatttcaaggcttgaacaagatttttgatgaacaaagcacttgagttTCTTCATCTATCTAAAACACTCtaacttctctctaaaatcatgagataatttccccaaaataagccccaaagcctatttatcaaaatagggtcggattatgaaaataggaaaattaaccctccgaaatcgggtatgcgatcgcataatggaccgaaaaatgggtatgcgggccgcacAATGGTTGCAAAAATAGGTGCCCATAACTGGTctgttctggtccattctgcgaccagtttgcagtcgcagaagcagttttgtGATCGCATAACTATTCTGtgatcgcagaattggtcgcaaAATCGCATTTTTCCATCCTtaggtaatttggtcataacttcttgtaggagtgtccaaatgacgaacggtttgaagagttaaaaactagactcgaagacctttcATTTAATAGGTATATAATCATATATTTCCTTATATATAGGTATATATATTCTCGTTCATAGTTTGATCTTGTGCGtacccatttgaaactttagtctattatgaaattttcctaCTTGACTTACACTTAGGCCTTTCCTTAGACCTCACATCACTTAGAATATGCATCGTACACTTGTTATGATATCCAATTGGTATCCATAATATTAATggtcctcaaatgagaagtagagtccgccccaaacacataacataacttatctcttctttcacccATTTCAATTTCCCGATTTTTTTCTAAgtcccaaaattttcaaaaatatcgctagagtttcctttataactgggcctatccacctgccagataatcccagaaaccaatcctaacaacacatacataatccaatcaacgTAACACAACATGAAAAAAATACTGACAGTGGCATCATAGgcaatatattactagaaaaggagcgccattaacatcaactattcaGGTGAGACGTAACTCATAGTAGGTAAGCTCTCAACATCTTCATAGAACACAGAAATGAACGTTTAAATTAAatatgacatttttgggtcatcacaatctccacctctaaaacaaatgttcgccctcgaacggaattagaaaagtacctgagctggtgaagggatgtggatatttgctccgtatgtccgacttggactcccaggtagctgactcaatcggttgacctctccattgtaccgAACTTAAgtataactcttagacctcaactgacggacctgccgatctagaatagctaccggctccttctcataagtcaaatctttgtccaattgaattgagctgaaatctaacacatgagacggatcaccatgatattttcgaaggatggatacatgaaacacctgatgaactgctgataaactaggtggtagcgcaagcctgtaggctactccACCCACCCTTTTAAGAATTTCAaagggcccgatatacctagggctcaa from Nicotiana tabacum cultivar K326 chromosome 24, ASM71507v2, whole genome shotgun sequence includes:
- the LOC142178280 gene encoding uncharacterized protein LOC142178280 yields the protein MPGLKPGSPGDRLATPDLKPGSPDVRRATPGLKPGSPDEEATADERAIVPRVSGEIEEVPMESGTDQTMQLHLNVLTKTPLQHLHDLVTQNVTPIDENLLKQNPIEDEGDDESTAENFKQVAREGDLTSTTSAKGAIERLDLWDHLYYLASDMELPWLVGGDFNVILHEDEKIGGLPVHPPEYEDFAFCNMLPTIEVEHLIRTGSDHTPLLMTCGVQTTNFVKPFRFLNFWTKHATFMDVVRQNWEADFIGDQFLMFKQNIKRVKAALSKWNRETFGDIFKKLAILEDIVRVKEMLFEEEPTTENRIVLQKAQSELKKYLNIEEQYWKQKARMTWFAEGDRNTSFFHNHVNGKRKKLQLKRIKSGSGVWIEDQEQLATAAVDFYQKQFTNEGDASEFPLLNNVPSMVTMDQNLELSRLPTIEEVRAAVFELSGESASGPDGFTGLFYQTCWDVIGADIHNMVLHFYGGAALPKSITHTNLVLLPKKPRVETFSDLRPISLSNFINKVLSRVLHDRLESFLPSLIAPNQSGFVKGRSIFENILLTQEIVTDIRLRGKPANVVIKLDMAKAYDRVSWKYLLHVLRKMGFSEHFINMVWNLMSNNWYSVLVNGQSSGFFKSTRGVKQGDPLSPALFILSAEVLSRSLNKLFEDKSFVGFGMPKWSDSLNHLAYADDTIIFASAHPSSLSKIMEMLGNYEKISSQMINKDKSSYYMYSKVANGLFQAVGAITGFARGKFPFTYLGCPIFYTRRRKDYYEDLIKKVKAKLHSWKGKLLSFGGKATLISSVFQSMPVHMLSVLDPPNSILGHLHKTFARFFWSTKEEGRSRHWASWQNLCLPKEEGGLGFRSLNDVSRALFAKLWWRFRTTKSLWSNFMWNKYCKKEPPTVVHFRGGSSCLQEVAELRQGETWDDQLLDQTFNEEIAEHIRLNVHYEGSEGYWDKPYWMPTPSGKFSVSSAWQILRHRADPNQEFKLMWIKGFPFKISFFLWRLWKHKIATDDMWRRQGKMVMSRYWCCQQPQEEFIEHIFVTSPTASKVWNLFMGAAGISMQLIQLKQIIRHWWYAQCCPKLKPLFQAVPAIITWELWKRRNAGKHGGSMSTNRVIHEINRTLHQLARVRYDWIPNISLLWPDMIQYFEGYKPILITTRVTWQLSCHGWYKCNTDGALKGNPGPSSLGFCVRDDKGDVVYARAVDLGVTTNVVAEAKAILQGLEYCVEHDFHPLILETDSLVLVGKDLSLQDHKKAHSQRLAFALQSLLKARSFLAFAL